Part of the Terriglobales bacterium genome, GCCGATGCGGTGGTCGGTGACGCGGTTCTGCGGGAAGTTGTAGGTGCGGATCTTCTCGCTGCGGTCGCCGGAGCCGACCTGCGCCTTGCGCTCCTTGGCCAGCTCTTTCTGCTGGCGCTCGAGCTCCATCTCGTAGAGGCGCGAGCGGAGCACGCGCATCGCCTTCTCGCGGTTCTTGATCTGCGACTTCTCATCCTGGCAGCTGACCACGGTGTTGGTCGGCAGGTGGGTGATGCGCACGGCGGAGTACGTGGTGTTGACCGACTGCCCGCCCGGACCGGAGGAGCAGAAGGTGTCGATGCGGATGTCCTTGGCCTCGATCTTGACGTCGACGTCTTCGGCTTCGGGCAGGACGGCGACGGTGACGGCCGAGGTGTGGACGCGGCCCTGCTGCTCGGTCTCGGGGACGCGCTGCACGCGGTGCACGCCGGACTCGTACTTCAGGCGCGAGTAGGCGCCTTTCCCTTCGACGATGGCGATGACTTCCTTCAAGCCGCCGACGCCGGAGTCGGAGCTGGAGAGGATCTCGACCTTCCAGCGCTGCGTCTCGGCGTAGCGGGTGTAGGCGCGGAACATCTCCTTGGCGAAGAGCGAGGCCTCGTCGCCGCCGGTGCCGGCGCGGATCTCGAGCACGACGTTCTTGTCGTCGTTGGGATCTTTGGGGAGGAGGAGGCGCTTGAGCTCGTCTTCGACGCCGCCGACGCGCGCCTCCAGCCTGGTGAGCTCTTCCTGCGCCATCGCGCGCAGCTCGGCGTCGCTCTCGTCGGCGAGCATCTGCTTGCTCTCGGCGATGCCGCGCTTCAGATCCTTGTACTCGCGATAGCGCTCGACGATCGCGCTGACTTCCGCGTGCGCCTTCGCCGTTTTTTGGTACTTGGCAGAGTCCTGCATCACGTCCGGTGAAGACAGGGCGCTGGTCAGCTCTTCGTATTTTTTTTCAATCTGCTCTAAA contains:
- the prfA gene encoding peptide chain release factor 1, producing MFDRLEQIEKKYEELTSALSSPDVMQDSAKYQKTAKAHAEVSAIVERYREYKDLKRGIAESKQMLADESDAELRAMAQEELTRLEARVGGVEDELKRLLLPKDPNDDKNVVLEIRAGTGGDEASLFAKEMFRAYTRYAETQRWKVEILSSSDSGVGGLKEVIAIVEGKGAYSRLKYESGVHRVQRVPETEQQGRVHTSAVTVAVLPEAEDVDVKIEAKDIRIDTFCSSGPGGQSVNTTYSAVRITHLPTNTVVSCQDEKSQIKNREKAMRVLRSRLYEMELERQQKELAKERKAQVGSGDRSEKIRTYNFPQNRVTDHRIGMTVHQLSEVMDGKLQPFIDALIAHYQAEKLKQEATVTA